The following are encoded together in the Hyalangium ruber genome:
- a CDS encoding thioredoxin family protein → MRAYVFTDKALARHAGRFVWLELNTDLEKNAVFQEKYPVESWPTFFIIDPREEKALVRFAGSATVAQLEKLFEDGERAYLGKAEGAEAALAWGDSLYGQGKPAEAAEAFSRALAEAPADWSRRGRTLESLLTALWGAKQTEACARKAMQELPLVPRSPSLANATTMGLICALSLPPDHPAGKELVRTLEAKAVEVMAPPLIDMPADDRSGLYEAMVEARSAAGDAAGSKALAEQWLTFLEGEAAKAPNPEARTVFDSHRMVAALALEEPMRVVPAIEQSERDLPLDYNPPARLANLYRMLGRLDEALAANDRALARVQGSRRLRVLSDRSAIQVARGEKDAAVKTLEEAIAYGKSLPEAQVSQRQLDALVKKLAEVKAK, encoded by the coding sequence ATGCGGGCCTACGTCTTCACGGACAAGGCGCTCGCGCGGCACGCCGGACGGTTCGTCTGGCTCGAACTCAACACGGATCTCGAAAAGAACGCCGTCTTCCAGGAGAAGTACCCGGTCGAGAGCTGGCCCACCTTCTTCATCATCGACCCGAGGGAGGAGAAGGCCCTCGTGCGCTTCGCGGGCAGCGCCACCGTGGCGCAGCTCGAGAAGCTCTTCGAGGATGGTGAGCGCGCCTATCTCGGCAAGGCCGAGGGCGCCGAGGCGGCATTGGCGTGGGGCGACTCGCTCTATGGCCAGGGCAAGCCAGCCGAGGCCGCCGAGGCCTTCAGCCGGGCGCTCGCCGAGGCTCCCGCGGACTGGTCCCGCCGGGGCCGCACGCTGGAGTCACTGCTGACGGCCCTCTGGGGCGCGAAGCAGACCGAGGCGTGCGCGCGCAAGGCGATGCAGGAGCTACCGCTCGTGCCCCGCTCTCCGTCCCTGGCCAATGCGACGACCATGGGGCTGATCTGCGCGCTCTCGCTTCCGCCGGACCACCCGGCGGGCAAGGAGCTGGTTCGCACGCTGGAGGCCAAGGCCGTCGAGGTGATGGCGCCTCCGCTCATCGACATGCCCGCGGATGACCGCTCCGGCCTGTACGAGGCGATGGTGGAGGCCCGGTCCGCCGCGGGGGATGCGGCGGGCTCGAAGGCGCTGGCGGAGCAGTGGCTCACGTTCCTCGAGGGCGAGGCGGCCAAGGCTCCCAACCCCGAGGCGCGCACCGTCTTCGACTCGCACCGCATGGTGGCGGCGCTCGCGCTGGAGGAGCCGATGCGCGTGGTCCCCGCCATCGAGCAGAGCGAGCGGGACCTGCCCCTCGACTACAACCCGCCGGCCCGGCTGGCCAACCTCTACCGGATGCTGGGCAGGCTGGATGAGGCGCTCGCCGCCAACGACCGGGCACTGGCGCGTGTCCAGGGAAGCCGACGGCTGAGAGTCCTCTCCGACCGGTCCGCCATTCAGGTGGCTCGCGGAGAGAAGGACGCGGCCGTGAAGACGCTCGAGGAGGCGATCGCCTACGGGAAGTCCCTGCCCGAGGCGCAGGTCTCGCAGCGCCAGCTCGATGCGCTCGTGAAGAAGCTCGCCGAGGTGAAGGCGAAGTAG
- a CDS encoding LuxR C-terminal-related transcriptional regulator: protein MNQLDSRDRALLADLRGQLEVLEPGEEVLPRLLGTFRESLRAERMVSYGVEVAPEQYVASFCHGVGFPQPQGELLETLNGFLRQQPNPWGYYDPARPAPAQRNRALHFSPHAQVESQAPPLPDAPQEGWRRLGIGPEEEAQVRQRVSTAAGTLYRRLGMEHMFQVRALVCEGPALLAWVGALRSEPFTPREQRLLQELIPSLQRRLSVELRLREAGLLGSALEAALEALGQPAYVLTATGRVVHANSAGKAWAERSPRALADVTRRYARGEQGVTDASVTPLRVPGLSTHYLLVDRSSEAQASARLHVLSERWELTAREAEVMEHIVQGASNKTIAARLGCAERTVEVHVTHVLSKAQVESRSALIAKFFQGP from the coding sequence GTGAATCAATTGGATTCCAGGGATAGAGCCCTCCTGGCGGACCTCCGGGGACAACTGGAGGTGCTCGAGCCTGGGGAGGAGGTGCTCCCGAGGCTGCTAGGCACCTTTCGCGAGAGCCTTCGGGCCGAGCGGATGGTGTCCTACGGGGTAGAAGTCGCCCCGGAGCAGTACGTGGCCAGCTTCTGCCACGGCGTGGGCTTTCCCCAACCGCAGGGGGAGTTGCTGGAGACGTTGAACGGGTTTCTGCGCCAGCAACCCAACCCCTGGGGTTACTACGATCCGGCGCGTCCGGCGCCGGCCCAGCGCAACCGGGCGCTGCACTTCAGCCCCCACGCGCAGGTGGAGTCGCAGGCGCCGCCGCTGCCTGACGCGCCCCAGGAGGGCTGGAGGCGACTGGGCATCGGCCCGGAGGAGGAGGCGCAGGTCCGGCAGCGGGTGAGCACCGCGGCGGGGACGCTGTACCGGCGCCTGGGCATGGAGCACATGTTCCAGGTGCGCGCGCTGGTGTGCGAGGGCCCCGCGCTGCTGGCGTGGGTGGGAGCGCTGCGCTCCGAGCCCTTCACGCCGCGCGAGCAGCGGCTGCTGCAGGAGTTGATCCCCTCGCTGCAGCGCCGGCTGAGCGTGGAGTTGCGGTTGCGAGAGGCAGGGCTGCTGGGCTCGGCGCTGGAGGCGGCGTTGGAGGCGCTCGGGCAGCCGGCCTACGTGCTCACCGCCACGGGGCGGGTGGTACACGCCAACAGCGCGGGCAAGGCCTGGGCGGAGCGCAGTCCCCGAGCGCTGGCGGATGTGACGCGGCGCTACGCGCGGGGCGAGCAGGGGGTGACGGATGCCTCCGTCACGCCGCTGCGGGTGCCCGGGCTCTCCACACACTACCTGCTGGTGGACCGGAGCTCGGAGGCACAGGCCAGCGCGCGACTCCACGTGCTGAGCGAGCGCTGGGAGCTCACCGCGCGCGAGGCCGAGGTGATGGAGCACATCGTCCAGGGGGCCAGCAACAAGACCATCGCGGCGCGGCTGGGCTGCGCGGAGCGCACGGTGGAGGTCCACGTCACCCACGTGTTGAGCAAGGCGCAGGTGGAGAGCCGCTCGGCCCTCATCGCGAAGTTCTTCCAGGGCCCCTGA
- a CDS encoding MBL fold metallo-hydrolase: MKALLTALALSPTLALAQDMDFSKVQVTATPVAGNVHLLVGAGGNIAVSAGPDGVLVVDDQFAPLAPKINKAIDKLSKKKIQYVLNTHWHFDHTGGNPVFGKEGLIVAHDAVRTRLSAEQKIFGQPVAPLPKEGLPVITYDNQMSIFFNGEEIRLTHFPAGHTDGDTVVYFTSSNVMHTGDQFIVDSFPFFDMENGGTVEGYVRNLEKILQTLPPDVKIIPGHGPLAKKEDMERMVAMLKESTAMVRASLAAGKTLEQVKAQSLGEKYKSWSNAFIKEEQYLEMVYKGLSASAKSPAAPAPAPAPGKK, translated from the coding sequence ATGAAGGCTCTCCTGACCGCTCTTGCCCTGTCTCCCACCCTGGCGCTCGCCCAGGACATGGATTTCTCGAAGGTCCAGGTGACGGCGACCCCCGTCGCCGGCAATGTCCACCTGCTCGTGGGAGCGGGTGGCAACATCGCCGTGTCGGCGGGGCCGGACGGGGTGCTGGTGGTGGATGATCAATTCGCCCCGCTGGCCCCGAAGATCAACAAGGCCATCGACAAGCTGAGCAAGAAGAAGATCCAGTACGTGCTCAACACGCACTGGCACTTCGACCACACGGGCGGCAACCCCGTCTTCGGCAAGGAGGGGCTCATCGTGGCGCACGACGCGGTGCGCACGCGCCTGTCGGCCGAGCAGAAGATCTTCGGGCAGCCGGTGGCGCCGCTGCCGAAGGAGGGCCTGCCGGTCATCACCTACGACAACCAGATGTCCATCTTCTTCAACGGGGAGGAGATCCGGCTGACGCACTTCCCGGCGGGGCACACGGACGGCGACACGGTGGTGTACTTCACCAGCTCCAACGTGATGCACACGGGTGACCAGTTCATCGTGGATTCGTTCCCCTTCTTCGACATGGAGAACGGGGGCACGGTGGAGGGCTACGTGCGCAACCTGGAGAAGATCCTCCAGACGCTGCCGCCGGACGTGAAGATCATCCCGGGGCACGGGCCGCTGGCGAAGAAGGAGGACATGGAGCGCATGGTGGCCATGCTGAAGGAGAGCACGGCGATGGTGCGCGCGAGCCTGGCCGCGGGCAAGACGCTCGAGCAGGTGAAGGCCCAGAGCCTTGGCGAGAAGTACAAGAGCTGGAGCAACGCCTTCATCAAGGAAGAGCAGTACCTGGAGATGGTCTACAAGGGCTTGTCCGCCTCGGCGAAGAGCCCGGCGGCTCCCGCGCCCGCCCCGGCTCCGGGGAAGAAGTAG
- a CDS encoding dienelactone hydrolase family protein, which yields MTQTTKLTGKDGTELPGYLSEAPGGKTRGAVLLIHEWWGLNAHIREVADRLAREDFTVFAADLYHGKVATDAATAQQYMGATDWQQVGAELRRAAEALRQRHPGTKLGITGFCMGGAVSLFAAARDPEIAACVPFYGIPGDDRADLTKIRGAVQGHYAKQDDWCSPDRVDALEKKLKGAGVSVELHRYDAQHAFFNDTRPEVYSPSNAETAWRRTVEFFHAKLG from the coding sequence ATGACGCAGACGACGAAGCTGACCGGGAAGGATGGCACCGAGCTGCCGGGCTACCTGAGCGAGGCGCCGGGAGGAAAGACGCGCGGCGCGGTGCTGCTCATCCACGAGTGGTGGGGCCTCAACGCGCACATCCGCGAGGTGGCCGACCGGCTGGCGCGCGAGGACTTCACCGTCTTCGCCGCGGACCTCTACCACGGCAAGGTGGCGACGGACGCGGCCACCGCCCAGCAATACATGGGGGCGACGGACTGGCAGCAGGTCGGTGCGGAGCTGCGCCGGGCCGCCGAGGCGCTGCGCCAACGCCACCCGGGCACGAAGCTGGGCATCACGGGCTTCTGCATGGGCGGCGCGGTGTCCCTGTTCGCCGCGGCGAGGGATCCGGAGATCGCCGCCTGCGTACCCTTCTACGGCATCCCCGGCGATGACCGGGCGGATCTCACGAAGATCCGCGGCGCGGTGCAGGGCCACTACGCGAAGCAGGACGACTGGTGCTCGCCGGACCGGGTGGACGCGCTGGAGAAGAAGCTGAAGGGCGCGGGCGTGTCGGTGGAGCTCCACCGCTACGACGCCCAGCACGCCTTCTTCAACGACACGCGCCCCGAGGTGTACTCGCCATCGAACGCCGAGACGGCGTGGCGGCGCACCGTGGAGTTCTTCCACGCGAAGCTCGGCTGA
- a CDS encoding GAF domain-containing protein gives MNDAIPKDLSRLDAHQRLNAFDAALLDRTPDPELERLVVRATEVSGFPIALVSLVVDQIQFFRAQAGLPPELASSRATDRCISFCQYVVAGDQPLKIEDATKEPALPTELVDTYGIRAYVGFPLRVAGQTVGSFCVIDGKPGRLEPKQLEELQALAQAASARLETLARKWAPPANAAEEQSHRAWMAVAETQSLMSLSEQFASGKLSLEEFQRALSVLAALSGKLEPAAHE, from the coding sequence ATGAACGACGCCATCCCCAAGGACCTCTCGCGGCTGGATGCGCACCAGCGGCTCAACGCCTTCGACGCGGCCCTGCTGGACCGGACGCCGGACCCGGAGCTGGAGCGCCTGGTGGTCCGAGCCACGGAGGTGAGCGGCTTTCCCATCGCGCTGGTGAGCCTCGTGGTGGATCAGATCCAGTTCTTCCGGGCGCAGGCGGGGCTGCCTCCGGAGCTGGCGTCCTCGCGCGCCACCGACCGGTGCATCTCGTTCTGCCAGTACGTGGTGGCCGGAGACCAGCCGCTGAAGATCGAAGACGCCACGAAGGAGCCGGCGCTGCCCACGGAGCTGGTGGACACCTACGGCATCCGCGCCTACGTGGGCTTCCCGCTGCGGGTGGCGGGCCAGACGGTGGGCTCCTTCTGTGTCATCGACGGGAAGCCGGGGCGGCTGGAGCCCAAGCAGCTCGAGGAGCTCCAGGCGCTGGCCCAGGCCGCCAGCGCCCGGCTGGAGACGCTGGCCCGCAAGTGGGCACCTCCCGCCAACGCGGCCGAGGAGCAGTCCCACCGCGCGTGGATGGCGGTGGCCGAGACCCAGTCGCTGATGAGCCTGAGCGAGCAGTTCGCCTCGGGCAAGCTCTCCCTGGAGGAGTTCCAGCGAGCCCTGAGCGTGCTGGCCGCGCTCTCCGGCAAGCTGGAGCCGGCGGCCCACGAATGA
- a CDS encoding DUF5011 domain-containing protein gives MNARFNMTWKVLLGTLGLSLIGCGGAAEGEGALTRSVGALEGAVTVTLNGAAEMTLECGVDTWVDPGATATDGDGAPLEVQTYNGGNDEYGPGPSSVAEGIYYVQYAAHDAEWNWDTKLRSVAVLDTRAPTLVLNGDAEVTHTCGSAYEDPRATVADECYDVSSQLIITGEVNGWIEGTYTLVYEVVDGAGNAPAAVTRTVHVVDCPTYE, from the coding sequence ATGAATGCGCGCTTCAACATGACCTGGAAGGTGCTGCTGGGAACGCTCGGGCTCTCGCTGATCGGCTGCGGAGGAGCCGCCGAAGGGGAGGGCGCTTTGACGCGCTCCGTCGGAGCACTGGAGGGCGCCGTCACGGTGACGCTCAACGGAGCCGCGGAGATGACGTTGGAGTGCGGCGTCGACACGTGGGTGGATCCGGGCGCCACGGCGACCGACGGGGACGGCGCGCCGCTGGAGGTCCAGACGTACAACGGTGGCAATGACGAGTACGGCCCGGGCCCGAGTTCCGTCGCCGAGGGCATCTACTACGTGCAGTACGCGGCGCATGACGCTGAGTGGAACTGGGACACGAAGCTGCGCTCGGTGGCGGTGCTGGACACGCGCGCGCCGACGCTGGTGCTCAATGGCGACGCGGAGGTGACCCACACCTGCGGCAGCGCCTACGAGGACCCGAGGGCCACGGTGGCGGACGAGTGCTACGACGTGAGCTCCCAGCTGATCATCACCGGCGAGGTGAACGGGTGGATCGAGGGCACGTACACGCTGGTGTACGAGGTGGTGGACGGCGCGGGCAACGCTCCGGCCGCCGTGACGCGCACCGTCCACGTCGTGGACTGCCCCACCTACGAGTAG
- a CDS encoding GreA/GreB family elongation factor, whose product MSKAFTKEDSAGDEGLVPPRPRSTSGEKRYITPEGYRALEEELAALLAPQAGDTELSELDAGVRKRERERRAQQLAATLEEVRVVAPEASQEGRVFFGAWVTLEDEDGAETAYRIVGPDEADVRAGRLSVESPLARALLGKEVGESVQVERPRGAVEYTVTRVAYAPPTH is encoded by the coding sequence ATGTCCAAGGCGTTCACCAAGGAGGACAGCGCGGGCGATGAGGGGCTCGTTCCCCCTCGGCCCCGCTCCACGTCCGGGGAGAAGCGCTACATCACTCCGGAAGGCTATCGGGCGCTCGAGGAGGAGCTGGCCGCGCTGCTTGCACCCCAGGCAGGCGACACCGAGCTGTCGGAGCTGGACGCGGGCGTGCGCAAGCGGGAGCGCGAGCGGCGCGCGCAGCAGCTCGCGGCGACGCTGGAGGAGGTGCGGGTGGTGGCGCCCGAGGCCTCCCAAGAGGGGCGTGTCTTCTTCGGCGCCTGGGTGACGCTGGAGGATGAGGACGGCGCGGAGACGGCCTACCGCATCGTCGGGCCCGACGAGGCGGACGTGCGCGCGGGCCGGCTGAGCGTGGAGTCCCCCCTGGCGCGGGCGCTGCTCGGCAAGGAGGTGGGCGAGTCGGTGCAGGTGGAGCGGCCTCGTGGCGCGGTGGAGTACACGGTGACGCGAGTGGCCTATGCGCCGCCCACTCACTGA
- a CDS encoding PilZ domain-containing protein, translating to MYLPRALPRQAHRFAVRLRGMLPVYTRDVSPSGFQADMLQPMQPGTPVRGTLALEGAELPFEGEVVWTRQYAGEHMRGRYGVRFTSLPSDFTRRLLAYGQRQGRRLVRWFR from the coding sequence ATGTACCTCCCGCGTGCTCTGCCGCGTCAGGCCCACCGCTTCGCCGTACGGCTGCGTGGAATGCTCCCCGTGTACACCCGCGATGTCTCGCCCAGCGGCTTCCAGGCGGACATGCTCCAGCCGATGCAGCCGGGCACTCCCGTGCGGGGCACGCTCGCGCTGGAGGGCGCGGAGCTGCCCTTCGAGGGCGAGGTGGTGTGGACACGGCAGTACGCGGGAGAGCACATGCGAGGGCGCTACGGCGTGCGCTTCACCTCCCTGCCGAGCGACTTCACCCGACGCCTCCTGGCGTATGGGCAACGCCAGGGCCGGCGCCTCGTGCGCTGGTTCCGCTGA
- a CDS encoding adenylate/guanylate cyclase domain-containing protein — protein MTPSSPRLPVRLRLLLLGGSVLVGLFTFLYARLVCTFICSLPPPVLARTVLLLALFHIALRELLLRFIPAPRERSSPARHAWLMSVCSWVLVGLVGIVLHAWRYPTFPLFSHLKFAVGYWLLGGGIVAQVEYLLFERVLPVPPSVSLEAQLRERLGRRLGEGYVIFTTVPVAVLLLTLLRFIDELGGDRRYVLEAAVLAVGFTGGALAVAIAYGRSLRRDSERLIEAIRRVGSGDFQPSASTSRPDELSLVAAGINEMAGGLQLRERIREAFGRFVSPQVASEFIEKYARQGKMGVLGGSRRDVVVLFSDLRDFTHLSESLAPEVLIEVLNGYFQEMVEAIQRHGGLVDKFIGDAVLAVFGLTEGVGNPAAAAVAAGLEMQRRLEAYNTKLAERGIQLQSGIGIHAGDAVAGYLGSTERVEFTVIGHTVNMASRIEGQAREPRPPLLFSEEVARRLGDAYPVREVATVPLKGVAGETRLLTVEAATRPAQAA, from the coding sequence ATGACCCCTTCCTCGCCGCGCCTTCCCGTTCGCCTCCGGCTCCTGCTGCTCGGGGGCTCGGTGCTGGTGGGACTCTTCACCTTCCTCTATGCGCGGTTGGTCTGCACTTTCATCTGCAGCCTGCCGCCGCCGGTGCTGGCGCGCACGGTGCTGCTGCTGGCGCTGTTCCACATCGCCCTTCGGGAGCTGTTGCTGCGCTTCATCCCCGCGCCCCGGGAGCGCTCTTCCCCCGCGCGCCATGCCTGGCTGATGTCGGTCTGCTCGTGGGTGCTCGTGGGCCTCGTCGGCATCGTGTTGCACGCCTGGCGCTACCCGACCTTCCCCCTCTTCAGTCACCTGAAGTTCGCCGTGGGGTACTGGCTGCTCGGCGGCGGCATCGTCGCGCAGGTGGAGTACCTCCTCTTCGAGCGCGTGCTGCCCGTCCCGCCCTCCGTCTCGCTGGAGGCCCAGCTGCGCGAGCGGCTCGGGCGCAGGCTCGGCGAGGGCTACGTCATCTTCACCACCGTGCCGGTGGCGGTGTTGCTGCTCACCCTGCTGCGCTTCATCGACGAGCTCGGAGGAGACCGGCGCTACGTGTTGGAGGCGGCCGTGCTCGCCGTGGGCTTCACGGGCGGCGCGCTCGCGGTGGCCATCGCTTATGGCCGCAGCCTGCGCCGGGATTCGGAGCGGCTCATCGAGGCCATTCGCCGGGTGGGCAGCGGAGACTTCCAGCCGAGCGCGAGCACGAGTCGCCCGGATGAGCTGTCGCTGGTGGCCGCGGGCATCAACGAGATGGCGGGTGGGCTGCAACTGCGCGAGCGCATCCGCGAGGCGTTCGGCCGCTTCGTCTCGCCGCAGGTGGCCAGCGAGTTCATCGAGAAGTACGCGCGCCAGGGGAAGATGGGCGTGCTGGGCGGCAGCCGGCGGGACGTGGTGGTGCTCTTCAGCGACCTGCGGGACTTCACGCACCTGTCCGAGTCGCTGGCGCCCGAGGTGCTCATCGAGGTGCTCAACGGCTACTTCCAGGAGATGGTGGAGGCCATCCAGCGCCACGGAGGGCTGGTGGACAAGTTCATCGGGGACGCGGTGCTGGCGGTCTTCGGGCTCACGGAGGGCGTGGGCAACCCGGCCGCGGCGGCCGTCGCGGCGGGCCTGGAGATGCAGCGGCGCCTGGAGGCCTACAACACGAAGCTGGCCGAGCGGGGCATCCAGCTCCAGTCGGGCATCGGCATCCACGCGGGAGACGCCGTCGCGGGCTACCTGGGCAGCACGGAGCGGGTGGAGTTCACCGTCATCGGCCACACCGTGAACATGGCCTCGCGCATCGAGGGCCAGGCCCGGGAGCCCCGGCCGCCGCTGCTGTTCAGCGAGGAGGTGGCCCGGCGGCTGGGGGATGCGTACCCGGTGCGGGAAGTCGCCACGGTGCCGCTCAAGGGCGTGGCGGGAGAGACGCGGCTGCTCACGGTGGAGGCGGCGACCCGCCCCGCGCAGGCGGCCTGA
- a CDS encoding metallophosphoesterase, with the protein MTSPRIQAALDNAARCAAGAPHSEPAQTPPVPRTRRVAIGDPQADLGRFLAILDRHGLLGANGWLLPHVQLVSVGDHFDWGGREEREAVARSCLRLVAWLAAHPADQAIILAGNHDLGRVGEMAEFTDATFAQAQAEADRVYSGDDTDEAQEHAFLERYPHVPTVELVSRDFGNFREEQRAWVTHLLRQRRLRVAYAAGPSLLVLHAGVTREDLREVGVAEGSQGDAPTVAAALNGALDAAVEAWKGGRLVIPKLHHPGSAASSEGVGIFYQRPSLSPEEAELTRRTPRRRFDPRRLPLGLTQVVGHTKDKRTRQLLRLPGEVREGMLRHLLTDGAQVSYAHGAPARTGPGEAVLVFTDGGMREAPVEAYELFDLDARAAAPPG; encoded by the coding sequence GTGACCTCCCCTCGAATCCAGGCTGCATTGGACAACGCCGCCCGATGCGCGGCGGGCGCTCCCCACTCCGAGCCCGCTCAGACTCCCCCCGTTCCGCGCACGCGGAGGGTGGCCATCGGCGATCCCCAGGCGGACCTCGGCCGCTTCCTCGCCATCCTGGACCGGCATGGGCTGCTCGGCGCGAATGGGTGGCTGCTGCCACACGTGCAGCTCGTCTCGGTGGGAGACCACTTCGACTGGGGCGGCCGGGAGGAGCGGGAGGCGGTGGCGCGAAGCTGCCTGCGGCTGGTGGCGTGGCTCGCGGCGCACCCGGCGGATCAGGCCATCATCCTCGCCGGCAACCACGACCTGGGGCGCGTGGGAGAGATGGCGGAGTTCACCGACGCCACGTTCGCCCAGGCTCAGGCGGAGGCGGACCGCGTGTACTCGGGAGACGACACGGACGAAGCGCAGGAGCACGCCTTCCTCGAGCGCTACCCGCACGTGCCCACAGTGGAGCTCGTCTCTCGTGACTTCGGCAACTTCCGGGAGGAGCAGCGCGCGTGGGTGACGCACCTGCTGCGGCAGCGGCGCCTGCGCGTGGCCTACGCGGCGGGGCCCTCGCTGCTCGTGCTGCATGCGGGCGTCACGCGAGAGGACCTGCGAGAGGTGGGTGTCGCGGAAGGAAGCCAGGGGGACGCACCCACGGTGGCGGCGGCGCTCAACGGGGCGCTGGATGCGGCGGTGGAGGCCTGGAAGGGAGGCCGCCTCGTCATCCCCAAGCTGCACCACCCGGGCAGCGCGGCCTCCAGCGAGGGCGTGGGCATCTTCTACCAGCGCCCGAGTTTGAGCCCGGAGGAGGCGGAGCTCACGCGCCGCACTCCCCGCCGGCGCTTCGATCCCCGGCGGCTGCCGCTGGGGCTCACCCAGGTGGTGGGCCATACGAAGGACAAGCGCACCCGGCAGTTGCTGCGCCTTCCGGGCGAGGTGCGAGAGGGCATGCTGCGCCACCTGCTCACGGATGGCGCGCAGGTCTCCTATGCCCACGGCGCCCCAGCGAGAACAGGGCCCGGTGAGGCGGTGCTCGTCTTCACGGACGGCGGAATGCGCGAGGCGCCAGTGGAGGCGTACGAGCTGTTCGACCTGGACGCTCGCGCCGCCGCGCCGCCGGGCTGA